In one Alnus glutinosa chromosome 12, dhAlnGlut1.1, whole genome shotgun sequence genomic region, the following are encoded:
- the LOC133851012 gene encoding uncharacterized protein LOC133851012 yields MEEGQKSTSCKRDKKTTQISFGGGDGVGGLVVSGGALAVAGLIAVFAIKNRRSSKKPSCGSEESKKNLSCKREDEGSDQGLSFLSQTSSTTTTPDDSCFPSRGRSKMSEVFTKSLILEGNPMPEMINKVKEDSLSGHQEIMLSDDSKPGSIASCDDCGVVMEESFSTEIPIFIQETMEDEKADEASPIVHAEEMAAEDDQENDDEDDECVAEKSSQEHKQTDSIFISTTEKPEEEDRTVKIEEHGYFESSKNGDAFKNEAAEKPITITKETQEPVMVIHQPARSSKLRNWIFCVLLFVLLMLLLSLSLTHSKAVFSTVS; encoded by the exons ATGGAAGAGGGGCAAAAGAGCACAAGCTGCAAGCGAGATAAGAAGACGACCCAGATAAGCTTTGGCGGCGGCGATGGTGTTGGAGGGCTGGTTGTGTCGGGAGGAGCCTTGGCTGTTGCAGGTTTGATAGCAGTTTTCGCAATCAAGAATagaagaagttcaaagaagcCTAGCTGTGGATCCGAAGAATCGAAGAAAAACTTGAGTTGCAAAAGAGAAGATGAAGGCAGTGATCAAGGGCTGAGCTTTCTTTCTCAAACTTCATCGACAACCACTACTCCTGATGATTCATG TTTCCCAAGCCGTGGAAGGTCGAAGATGAGCGAAGTCTTCACCAAAAGCTTGATCCTG GAAGGGAATCCGATGCCTGAAATGATCAACAAGGTAAAAGAGGATTCCTTGAGTGGTCATCAAGAGATCATGCTCTCTGATGATTCTAAACCAGGAAGCATTGCATCATGCGATGATTGTGGAGTGGTCATGGAAGAATCTTTCTCGACGGAGATTCCTATTTTTATTCAAGAAACAATGGAGGATGAGAAAGCGGATGAAGCGTCTCCGATTGTTCATGCCGAAGAGATGGCAGCGGAAGATGATCAAGagaatgatgatgaggatgacgAATGCGTTGCAGAGAAATCATCACAAGAACACAAGCAAACAGATTCCATTTTTATAAGTACTACGGAAAAGCCGGAGGAAGAAGATAGAACAGTTAAAATAGAAGAGCATGGTTACTTTGAGAGCAGCAAAAATGGTGATGCCTTCAAGAATGAAGCTGCTGAAAAACCAATCACTATAACGAAGGAAACTCAGGAGCCAGTTATGGTGATCCATCAGCCAGCACGCTCATCGAAGTTGAGAAATTGGATTTTCTGTGTGTTATTGTTCGTGCTGCTGATGCTGTTGCTGTCGCTTTCTCTCACCCATAGTAAAGCTGTATTCTCTACTGTATCGTGA
- the LOC133851011 gene encoding putative GTP diphosphokinase RSH1, chloroplastic: MASASSFPVSLERVNACKSSKWDGSGRYDCSVLSCAWKAPRALTGFLACTAHPPQCSSSSYGRNGRRNRSNSRCDAFNDRGWYSSEASDFFLLGRLFKPRLLHVVGKRCHRCCSSSFSSDAFNEVSPERLWEDLKPSISYLSSKELEFVRKALQLAFEAHDGQKRRSGEPFIIHPVEVARILGELELDWESIAAGLLHDTVEDTNVVTFERLEEEFGATVRRIVEGETKVSKLGKLKCKNENDSVQDVKADDLRQMFLAMTEEVRVIIVKLADRLHNMRTLSYMPPHKQSSIAMETLQVFAPLAKLLGMYQIKSELENLSFMYTNAEDYAKVKRRIADLYKEHEKELVEANKILMKKIEDDQFLDLMTVKTEVRSVCKEPYSIYKSFLKSKGSINELNQIAQLRIIIKPKANIGVGPLCNPQQICYHVLGLVHGIWTPVPRAVKDYIATPKPNGYQSLHTTMIPFLYESMFRLEVQIRTEEMDLIAERGIAAHYTGKVFFSDLVGHAMPNGRSSRGKTVCLNNANIALRVGWLNAIREWQEEFVGNMSSREFVDTITRDLLGSRVFVFTPRGEIKNLPKGATIIDYAYMIHTEIGNKMVAAKVNGNLVSPMHVLANAEVVEIITYNALSSKSAFQRHKQWVQHAKTRSARHKIIKFLREQAALSAAEITADTVTDFVADSEEEREAEELPDPSKGSKPMWEKILMDAVDISSPRRKNGSIWAPKVNGKHSKHVQHVSLKVKGELLSEGNGVAKIMQANIPLYKEVLPGLGSWQASKIASWHSLEGHSIQWFCVVCIDRRGMMAQVTTALAAAGIAICSCVAEIDGGRGMAVMLFHVDGNVDCLVNACSSIDLILGVLGWSTGCSWPSSIETHQFLEC; encoded by the exons ATGGCCTCTGCTTCTTCCTTTCCAG TTTCGTTAGAACGCGTAAACGCGTGTAAATCATCAAAGTGGGATGGGAGTGGAAGATATGATTGTAGTGTTCTATCGTGTGCGTGGAAGGCGCCGAGAGCCTTGACCGGTTTCCTTGCGTGCACAGCTCACCCACCTCAGTGCTCCTCGTCATCTTACGGGcgaaatggaagaagaaaccGGAGTAATTCT AGATGTGATGCCTTTAATGATAGAGGTTGGTATTCAAGTGAAGCTTCagacttttttcttcttggaagACTCTTTAAACCAAGATTGCTTCATGTTGTTGGTAAGAGATGTCACAGGTGctgttcttcttccttctcttcggATGCCTTCAATGAGGTTTCTCCTGAAAGGTTGTGGGAG GATCTTAAGCCCAGTATTTCATACCTTTCATCTAAAGAGCTTGAATTCGTCCGGAAGGCTCTTCAG CTGGCTTTTGAGGCTCATGATGGCCAAAAGAGACGCAGTGGAGAGCCGTTCATTATTCATCCAGTTGAAGTTGCTCGTATACTAGGAGAACTT GAATTGGATTGGGAGTCCATTGCTGCTGGATTACTACATGACACGGTTGAGGATACAAATGTTGTTACTTTTGAAAGATTAGAGGAGGAGTTTGGTGCTACCGTGCGCCGCATAGTAGAAGGAGAGACTAAG GTATCTAAACTGGGAAAACTGAAgtgtaaaaatgaaaatgattcaGTACAAGATGTAAAAGCTGATGACCTACGTCAGATGTTTCTTGCCATGACAGAGGAG GTCCGTGTTATCATTGTTAAACTAGCTGATAGATTACATAACATGCGAACTCTTTCTTACATGCCTCCACATAAGCAG TCCAGCATAGCAATGGAGACTTTGCAGGTCTTTGCTCCTCTGGCGAAGTTGCTTGGGATGTACCAAATCAAG TCAGAACTTGAAAATCTATCCTTCATGTACACAAATGCTGAAGATTATGCTAAAGTCAAGAGAAGAATTGCAGACCTCTATAAAGAACATGAGAAAGAACTTGTGGAG GCAAACAaaattttgatgaagaagattgAGGATGATCAGTTTCTAGACCTTATGACAGTGAAAACTGAAGTTCGCTCTGTATGTAAGGAGCCATACAG TATATATAAATCTTTCCTCAAATCTAAAGGCTCTATCAATGAGCTTAATCAAATTGCACAG CTTCGTATTATCATTAAACCAAAGGCAAACATTGGAGTTGGGCCATTATGCAATCCACAGCAG ATTTGCTACCATGTTCTTGGGTTGGTCCATGGAATCTGGACCCCTGTTCCCCGAGCT GTCAAAGACTACATAGCAACCCCAAAACCTAATGGCTATCAGAGTCTGCACACAACCATGATTCCCTTTCTGTATGAGAGCATGTTTAGGCTAGAAGTTCAG ATAAGAACTGAAGAGATGGACCTTATAGCTGAGAGAGGCATTGCTGCTCATTATACTGGGAAAGTATTTTTTAGTGATTTAGTTGGACATGCAATGCCTAATGGTAGAAGTTCAAGAGGAAAGACTGTCTGTCTCAACAATGCAAACATTGCTCTCAGG GTTGGCTGGCTCAATGCAATCAGAGAATGGCAAGAGGAGTTTGTTGGCAACATGAGTTCTAGGGAATTTGTTGACACTATCACCAGAGATCTGTTAGGTAGCCGTGTCTTTGTGTTTACGCCAAGGGGAGAG ATTAAGAACCTGCCTAAGGGGGCAACGATTATTGACTACGCATATATGATACACACTGAAATTGGCAACAAGATGGTGGCTGCAAAG GTCAACGGTAATCTTGTTTCTCCTATGCATGTTCTTGCAAATGCGGAAGTTGTGGAGATAATCACCTATAAT GCACTCTCGAGCAAATCAGCTTTCCAGAGGCATAAGCAATGGGTGCAGCATGCTAAAACGCGTAGTGCCAGACACAAAATTATCAAA TTTCTGAGGGAGCAAGCTGCACTATCTGCTGCTGAAATAACTGCAGATACAGTAACGGACTTCGTTGCTGATTCTGAAGAGGAGAGGGAGGCAGAAGAGCTCCCAGATCCTTCCAAGGGGAGCAAACCTATGTGGGAGAAAATCCTTATGGATGCTGTGGATATATCATCCCCACGAAGAAAAAATGGAAGCATTTGGGCCCCCAAGGTTAATGGAAAACATAGTAAGCATGTGCAGCATGTAAGTTTGAAGGTCAAAGGGGAGTTATTATCAGAGGGAAATGGTGTTGCCAAGATCATGCAAGCTAACATTCCACTGTACAAAGAAGTCTTGCCTGGTTTGGGAAGTTGGCAAGCCAGCAAGATTGCCTCTTGGCACAGTCTTGAAGGGCACTCCATCCAATGGTTTTGTGTGGTGTGCATAGATCGAAGAG GCATGATGGCTCAGGTCACAACAGCATTGGCAGCTGCAGGCATTGCTATATGTTCTTGCGTG GCTGAGATTGATGGAGGAAGGGGAATGGCTGTCATGTTATTTCACGTTGACGGAAACGTGGACTGTCTG GTTAATGCTTGCTCAAGCATAGATCTAATCCTCGGTGTTTTGGGATGGTCTACTGGTTGCAGCTGGCCTAGCTCAATTGAGACCCATCAATTTCTTGAATGCTAA